From Bacteroidia bacterium, the proteins below share one genomic window:
- a CDS encoding Do family serine endopeptidase, translating to MKKILSLLAVGTIGGLVAIGIYTYVSKPSSSSAVELNNEQRAMAFAALRDAQTGNSIDFVQAAELATPSVVYIKTTITSNQANRQGPGGASPFPDFFDFFGEHGFKFDMPQGPQGASGSGVILTADGYIATNNHVVQDADKIEVTLNDKRTYIADLVGTDPTTDLALLKINEKELPFMPTGNSDSMKVGEWVIAVGNPMNLSSTVTAGIVSAKGRSLNLLRTNNNQYAIENFIQTDAAINPGNSGGALVNTKGELIGINTAIASQTGSFIGYGFAIPINLAKKVLDDIKEFGGVQRGLLGVSIQDITSELAEKEHIKGLKGVYVHDVVDNSAAQKAGIKSGDIILKVNKKEVNSSSSLQEEIGKYRPGDKIELLINRNGENKTLYATLLNKDGNNKPQVFASQNKNEALGLVLENIDKQELARLNISNGVKVVDVKKGAFSGKLSKGFVITSIDKTKVYSVTNAIAILQNKKGGVLIEGKNTKGETEVVGVLVD from the coding sequence ATGAAAAAAATATTAAGTTTACTTGCAGTAGGGACCATTGGTGGATTAGTAGCCATTGGTATTTACACTTATGTTTCTAAACCAAGCAGTAGTAGCGCAGTTGAGCTCAACAATGAACAACGCGCAATGGCGTTTGCTGCATTGAGAGATGCCCAGACCGGCAACAGCATTGACTTTGTACAAGCTGCAGAATTAGCCACCCCTAGTGTAGTTTATATAAAAACTACGATTACTTCCAACCAAGCAAACAGGCAAGGTCCCGGAGGTGCTTCTCCCTTCCCTGATTTTTTTGATTTTTTTGGAGAACATGGATTTAAGTTTGATATGCCACAAGGGCCGCAAGGAGCCAGTGGTTCAGGTGTCATTCTGACTGCAGATGGCTATATAGCAACAAATAATCACGTTGTTCAGGACGCAGACAAAATTGAGGTAACTCTAAATGATAAAAGAACTTATATAGCCGACCTTGTTGGCACTGACCCAACGACTGATTTGGCATTATTAAAAATTAATGAGAAAGAACTTCCTTTTATGCCTACCGGAAATTCAGACTCAATGAAAGTTGGCGAATGGGTAATTGCCGTTGGAAACCCAATGAACCTAAGTTCTACTGTTACTGCAGGTATTGTTTCTGCTAAAGGTAGAAGTCTCAATCTGTTGAGAACAAATAACAATCAATATGCAATTGAAAATTTTATTCAAACTGATGCGGCAATTAACCCCGGCAATAGTGGTGGAGCTTTAGTAAATACTAAAGGAGAACTCATCGGAATAAACACTGCAATAGCCTCTCAAACCGGAAGTTTTATTGGGTATGGTTTTGCAATACCTATCAATTTGGCAAAGAAAGTCTTAGATGACATCAAAGAATTTGGTGGAGTACAAAGAGGTTTACTTGGTGTTTCCATCCAAGACATCACAAGTGAGCTTGCAGAGAAAGAACATATTAAAGGACTTAAAGGTGTTTATGTTCATGATGTCGTTGACAATAGTGCTGCACAAAAAGCCGGTATTAAATCAGGTGATATCATCCTTAAAGTGAATAAGAAGGAAGTCAATTCCAGCTCATCACTACAAGAAGAGATTGGCAAATACCGTCCAGGTGATAAAATTGAACTCTTGATTAACAGAAATGGTGAAAACAAAACATTGTACGCTACCTTACTTAACAAGGATGGTAATAATAAACCGCAAGTATTTGCCTCACAAAACAAGAATGAAGCATTAGGCTTGGTTTTAGAAAACATCGATAAACAAGAACTTGCCAGGTTAAATATCAGCAATGGTGTAAAGGTTGTAGATGTGAAAAAAGGTGCATTTTCAGGGAAATTAAGCAAGGGCTTTGTGATTACTTCTATTGACAAAACCAAAGTTTACTCTGTAACCAATGCAATTGCTATTTTACAGAATAAAAAAGGTGGTGTTTTAATAGAGGGTAAGAACACAAAAGGCGAAACTGAAGTAGTTGGGGTATTAGTTGATTAA
- a CDS encoding gliding motility lipoprotein GldD, producing MNKELSYPPVLLLLLVGLMLVISACDTALSPRTKGYPRIYFPEKVYDIFDSAQCGYTFSKPTYAKMQKDPAYTDNQPCWYNLNFVPFNATLHISYHEYTTPQEYDSLYEDTHKLVYKHIIRADDIEEIEIGSKSDSISGMIFQLRGNTATNINFFLTDNSHRYFRGALYFNTQTEPDSIAPVYQFIQDDIYHIISTFKWK from the coding sequence ATGAACAAAGAATTAAGTTATCCTCCTGTTTTATTACTCTTACTTGTGGGATTAATGTTGGTTATAAGTGCTTGTGATACAGCGCTAAGTCCGAGAACAAAAGGATATCCTCGAATTTATTTCCCTGAAAAAGTGTATGATATCTTTGATTCAGCGCAGTGCGGTTATACTTTTTCAAAACCGACTTATGCCAAAATGCAGAAAGATCCTGCATATACCGACAACCAGCCTTGTTGGTACAATCTTAATTTTGTGCCTTTTAATGCAACCTTGCATATTAGTTATCATGAATATACTACACCTCAAGAGTATGATTCTTTGTATGAAGATACACATAAGTTGGTGTATAAACACATAATAAGAGCTGATGATATAGAAGAGATTGAAATTGGTTCTAAGAGTGATAGTATCAGCGGGATGATTTTTCAACTACGAGGGAACACTGCAACCAATATCAACTTTTTCCTCACTGACAATAGCCACCGATACTTTAGGGGAGCGTTATATTTTAATACTCAAACAGAGCCGGACTCAATTGCACCGGTATATCAATTTATTCAAGACGATATTTATCATATAATTTCAACCTTTAAATGGAAATGA
- a CDS encoding OmpA family protein, producing MKIKLTPFIIALLGILTLHNNAIAQKTRWPYMVEGSDEGRGVPKIWTYGYRTNAITPYQDRKEGKKIKPGKKPAVLHFYFEPFDACQAVVTETFNPGAISKVVIGYKPKGKGKTIKKVVWEGKATPTEAKYTVKYYHFDTIPNITDVWLYVDYAAVDGVNQFGGVCLTNSTTDYYPVVNLPKRKLFAENVAKLNDDINGEKNPAGLILSADNNYLYFSHMENRNEQIYRADLSSERQIIKVEPSVFNLPKGKSRTCGLIGISQDNNIGYVSDMKLNKFEFYKTYLGKSIFGKPKWKYDKETIKNYKNGGIFIDYVMSYDGNIIILGYKEKSDRGDRYKEDLYVSIKDERGNWSPFKHMGFDINSLGTETPCYLASDNKTLYFSSSGKIGFGQGDIYVTKRLDDTWTNWSEPVNLGNSINSSEHENSFVIDASAGRFYFVRWEDETHTNIYTSELYIEPPKPIEMPSIEIPESDSIPEQDSITFVQITPPPATIPVEEDIMPEPVIIINGVTTNKKNNATIQAEIKYYDIYSGQVIGTALSNAETGEYSIILRKGIYYAFDANADGFIGESHSLNTTDLKDFGKIRQDFALTPIEKDATVRLNNIFFETDKSELLSASFTELDKLVILLQKNNKIKIEISGHTDDVGSDSYNQKLSERRANAVREYLISKGINADRIVAKGYGESKPVVENTNAENRALNRRVEFTILDTGVQ from the coding sequence TTGAAAATCAAACTAACACCCTTTATTATTGCTCTATTAGGCATATTGACATTACACAACAACGCAATTGCCCAGAAAACGCGCTGGCCCTATATGGTAGAAGGAAGCGATGAAGGCAGAGGAGTGCCAAAAATTTGGACTTACGGATACAGAACAAATGCAATTACACCATACCAAGACCGCAAAGAAGGTAAAAAAATAAAACCGGGTAAGAAGCCGGCTGTGCTACACTTTTACTTTGAACCTTTTGATGCATGTCAAGCTGTAGTAACTGAGACCTTTAATCCAGGAGCTATTTCAAAAGTTGTTATTGGATATAAACCTAAAGGAAAAGGCAAAACAATTAAAAAGGTTGTATGGGAAGGAAAGGCTACACCTACCGAAGCAAAATATACTGTAAAATACTATCATTTTGATACCATTCCAAACATTACAGATGTTTGGCTCTATGTAGATTACGCAGCAGTTGATGGCGTTAATCAATTTGGGGGAGTATGCTTGACAAATTCAACCACAGACTATTATCCGGTTGTGAACTTACCTAAGAGAAAGCTATTTGCCGAGAATGTTGCCAAGTTAAATGATGACATTAATGGAGAAAAAAACCCGGCCGGCTTGATTCTTTCAGCTGACAACAACTATCTCTATTTCTCACACATGGAAAACAGAAATGAACAGATTTATAGAGCAGACCTCAGTAGTGAACGTCAAATTATTAAGGTAGAACCAAGCGTATTTAATCTACCTAAAGGAAAATCAAGAACCTGCGGTTTGATAGGAATTAGTCAAGATAACAACATAGGTTATGTTTCTGACATGAAGCTCAATAAATTTGAATTTTATAAGACATATTTAGGCAAGTCAATCTTTGGCAAGCCAAAATGGAAGTATGATAAAGAGACAATCAAAAATTACAAGAATGGAGGCATTTTCATTGACTATGTGATGAGTTACGATGGCAACATCATTATACTTGGCTATAAAGAAAAAAGTGATCGCGGAGACAGATATAAAGAAGACTTATACGTTTCGATTAAGGACGAACGCGGCAATTGGTCTCCATTCAAACACATGGGCTTTGATATTAACTCTTTAGGAACCGAAACTCCTTGCTATTTGGCTTCTGATAACAAAACTCTTTATTTTTCATCTTCCGGCAAAATCGGTTTTGGCCAAGGTGATATTTATGTAACCAAACGTTTAGATGACACTTGGACAAATTGGAGTGAACCTGTCAATTTAGGCAACTCCATCAACTCTTCTGAACATGAGAATAGTTTTGTGATAGATGCCAGTGCAGGCAGGTTTTATTTTGTGAGATGGGAGGATGAAACACATACTAATATTTACACCTCTGAACTTTATATAGAGCCACCTAAACCTATTGAAATGCCTAGCATTGAGATACCTGAATCTGACAGTATTCCGGAACAAGACAGCATTACCTTTGTTCAAATTACACCTCCGCCTGCGACTATTCCGGTAGAGGAAGATATTATGCCAGAACCTGTTATTATTATCAATGGCGTAACAACCAATAAAAAGAATAATGCAACCATACAAGCAGAAATCAAGTATTATGACATCTATTCAGGACAAGTAATTGGTACCGCTCTCTCAAACGCTGAAACGGGTGAATACTCAATTATTTTACGCAAAGGAATTTATTATGCCTTTGATGCAAATGCAGATGGATTTATTGGGGAAAGTCATAGTTTAAATACTACTGATTTGAAGGATTTCGGCAAAATCAGGCAAGACTTTGCGCTTACTCCAATTGAGAAAGACGCAACAGTACGTCTAAACAATATATTCTTTGAGACAGACAAGTCTGAATTACTGTCGGCATCCTTTACCGAATTAGATAAACTTGTAATTCTATTACAGAAAAACAACAAAATCAAAATTGAAATTTCAGGACATACTGATGATGTTGGTTCAGACAGTTACAATCAGAAATTATCTGAGCGAAGAGCAAATGCCGTGAGAGAGTATCTAATATCAAAAGGTATCAATGCTGATAGAATTGTTGCAAAAGGATATGGAGAAAGCAAACCTGTAGTTGAAAACACCAATGCAGAAAATCGTGCACTCAATAGAAGAGTTGAGTTTACCATCTTAGATACCGGAGTTCAATAA
- the dusB gene encoding tRNA dihydrouridine synthase DusB, with product MLKIANIQLPDFPLLLAPMEDVSDPPFRYVCKINGADLMYTEFISSEGLIRDAAKSTQKLDIFEYERPIGIQLFGGEIDSMKEACEIATQANPDLIDINYGCPVKKVVCKGAGAGILTNIPKMKSITEAMVKATHLPVTVKTRLGWDDNTKNIETVAEQLQDVGIQALTIHGRTRVQLYKGSADWSLIGKIKENPRINIPIFGNGDIDSPQKALEMKNKYCVDGIMIGRAAIGYPWIFREIKHFLQYGQLLPPPTLEERVATCKIHFEKNIEWKGEHIGIVEMRRHYAGYFKGLPDFKNIRTQLVSSNHVDEIQELLQSILIKYIDYFNTISEQEIEIL from the coding sequence TTGCTAAAAATAGCCAATATACAACTGCCTGATTTTCCGTTGCTATTAGCACCGATGGAAGATGTGAGTGATCCTCCGTTTCGCTATGTGTGCAAAATTAACGGTGCAGACCTCATGTACACAGAGTTTATTTCATCAGAAGGGCTTATCCGAGATGCAGCTAAAAGCACTCAAAAACTCGACATCTTTGAATATGAACGTCCAATTGGGATTCAACTCTTTGGAGGTGAAATTGACAGCATGAAAGAAGCGTGTGAAATTGCAACTCAAGCGAATCCTGATTTGATTGACATAAATTACGGCTGTCCGGTAAAAAAAGTTGTTTGCAAAGGTGCAGGTGCAGGCATCTTGACAAATATCCCTAAGATGAAATCAATCACAGAAGCAATGGTAAAGGCTACACACCTGCCCGTTACTGTGAAAACCCGTTTAGGGTGGGATGACAACACAAAAAATATTGAAACAGTTGCTGAACAGTTGCAAGATGTAGGTATCCAAGCTCTCACCATCCATGGCAGAACTCGCGTTCAATTATACAAAGGCTCTGCTGATTGGTCTCTGATTGGGAAAATAAAGGAAAATCCCAGAATAAATATTCCAATTTTCGGCAATGGAGATATTGATTCTCCACAAAAAGCTTTAGAAATGAAAAACAAATATTGTGTTGATGGTATTATGATTGGAAGGGCAGCCATTGGATACCCTTGGATTTTCAGAGAAATCAAACATTTCCTTCAATACGGGCAACTGCTCCCCCCTCCTACACTTGAAGAAAGAGTGGCAACATGTAAAATCCATTTTGAAAAAAATATTGAATGGAAAGGCGAACATATAGGCATTGTTGAAATGAGGAGACACTATGCCGGATACTTTAAAGGGCTGCCTGACTTTAAAAATATCAGGACTCAACTCGTTTCATCCAATCATGTAGATGAAATTCAAGAACTTTTACAATCTATCTTAATAAAATATATAGATTACTTCAATACTATTTCAGAACAGGAGATAGAGATATTGTAA
- a CDS encoding sigma-70 family RNA polymerase sigma factor, with amino-acid sequence MLFEKKISEKKLFEELKAGNDKALIQLYNDNYTMVRNYIMRNNGKTEDVEDVLQEAVVVVWENVRKKEFELSSLLSTYLMGIVKNMWLKKLSKAARIDFDNDKVTALRKGYHQEFGNEKLRVVGLMMDRLDEGCRQILTLFYFKDLETQKIAEIMQFANSDVVKSKKYQCFKKLQALFEENYNSADFFD; translated from the coding sequence ATGCTTTTTGAAAAAAAAATCAGTGAAAAGAAATTGTTTGAGGAGTTGAAAGCGGGCAATGACAAAGCATTGATTCAGTTATATAATGACAATTATACTATGGTTCGAAATTACATCATGCGAAACAATGGGAAAACTGAGGACGTAGAAGATGTGTTGCAAGAAGCTGTTGTTGTAGTTTGGGAGAATGTGAGAAAAAAAGAATTTGAGTTGTCGTCCCTTTTGTCAACATATTTAATGGGTATTGTCAAAAATATGTGGCTGAAAAAATTAAGTAAAGCTGCAAGAATTGACTTTGATAACGATAAAGTAACCGCACTCAGGAAGGGCTATCACCAAGAGTTTGGCAATGAGAAGTTAAGGGTTGTTGGGCTAATGATGGACAGATTGGATGAAGGGTGTCGCCAGATTTTAACCCTCTTTTATTTCAAGGATTTGGAAACACAAAAGATTGCTGAGATTATGCAATTTGCAAATTCAGATGTGGTCAAAAGCAAGAAGTACCAGTGTTTTAAAAAACTTCAAGCATTGTTTGAAGAGAATTATAATAGTGCTGATTTCTTTGATTGA
- a CDS encoding phosphatidate cytidylyltransferase has protein sequence MSNFMTRAITGIVFVLVVLGAVLWRIEAFKVLIMLISAVSLFEFLRLYKDRDNSVNPYFGAISGGIVLLLYSFFRLEMNVAAFFLLIIVPLCLVLNQLFTYKKDIFSSAGLLLAGNFYFVYPFAMLLTFLENYNGDYKPEIFIYLLVIVWCNDTFAYLGGKLLGKHKLMPKVSPNKTVEGFVSGLVFAGIASFLMCYFGLFQVQIPWYKHIIIGVFFGTAATIGDLIQSSVKRMAGAKDSGNIFPGHGGMWDRFDGLIAVVWVYILSSPFFM, from the coding sequence ATGAGTAACTTTATGACCCGTGCTATTACGGGAATTGTTTTTGTGCTTGTTGTACTGGGTGCGGTACTCTGGCGCATCGAAGCCTTTAAAGTGTTAATTATGTTAATCAGTGCAGTTAGTTTGTTTGAATTTTTAAGACTATACAAAGATCGAGATAATAGCGTGAACCCTTATTTCGGTGCAATATCCGGAGGGATTGTTTTGCTTTTGTATTCTTTCTTTAGATTAGAGATGAATGTTGCTGCTTTCTTCCTTCTTATCATTGTTCCATTATGTTTAGTCTTAAATCAATTGTTCACTTATAAAAAAGATATATTCTCCTCTGCCGGACTGTTGTTGGCAGGGAATTTTTATTTTGTATATCCTTTTGCAATGTTACTGACATTTTTAGAGAATTATAATGGAGATTATAAGCCCGAAATCTTTATATACTTACTTGTAATTGTTTGGTGTAATGACACTTTTGCGTATCTTGGAGGTAAGTTGCTTGGTAAGCATAAGCTCATGCCGAAGGTGTCGCCTAATAAGACTGTAGAGGGCTTTGTGTCGGGCTTGGTTTTCGCTGGGATAGCCTCATTCCTTATGTGTTATTTTGGTCTGTTTCAGGTACAAATCCCTTGGTATAAGCATATAATCATAGGTGTATTTTTTGGAACAGCGGCTACCATAGGCGATCTCATTCAGTCTTCTGTTAAGCGTATGGCGGGTGCAAAAGATAGCGGCAACATCTTCCCCGGTCATGGAGGAATGTGGGATAGGTTTGATGGTCTGATTGCTGTTGTCTGGGTTTATATTCTCAGTTCCCCATTTTTTATGTAG
- the apaG gene encoding Co2+/Mg2+ efflux protein ApaG, which translates to MEMTEKTTNDILVRVVAQYEPNMSVPHQNEFIFSYMITIENKSPFRVQLLRRKWNILDYITVNPIQRLVEGEGVVGETPVLEPEDVYTYTSFCRLNSTKGEMSGVYTFFNFSEYEEFEVEIPSFVIITPWVQN; encoded by the coding sequence ATGGAAATGACCGAAAAGACAACAAATGATATATTGGTAAGGGTTGTTGCACAATACGAGCCTAATATGTCAGTTCCACATCAAAATGAATTTATTTTTTCGTATATGATCACGATTGAAAATAAATCACCATTCAGGGTGCAATTGCTTAGACGAAAGTGGAATATACTTGACTATATCACAGTCAATCCAATACAGAGATTGGTTGAAGGAGAAGGAGTGGTGGGAGAAACGCCCGTTTTAGAACCGGAAGACGTTTATACTTATACATCATTTTGTCGGTTAAACTCTACGAAAGGAGAAATGTCAGGAGTTTATACTTTCTTCAATTTTTCTGAATATGAGGAATTTGAAGTAGAAATTCCTTCATTTGTAATAATTACGCCTTGGGTACAGAATTAA
- the dapF gene encoding diaminopimelate epimerase encodes MKIDFVKYQGTGNDFVIIDNRLKQYSKLPFKKLCDRRFGIGADGLMLLEQVTGYDFKMVYYNSDGNESTMCGNGGRCLTAFAHKLGLGKNGRFHFLAIDGEHQAIVLPHNIVSLKMNDVTCIKNEKSDFTLDTGSPHYTRFVNDVQSIDLLNEARAVRYSSPYSEKGINVNFIQIQNHNELAVRTYERGVEDETLSCGTGVTACAIAYAEKSGLPNGANEVHIHTPGGQLMVSFHKAENKYEEIWLTGPATEVFSGVIEI; translated from the coding sequence ATGAAGATTGATTTTGTTAAATACCAAGGTACCGGTAATGATTTTGTAATTATTGATAACCGTCTTAAACAATATTCAAAATTGCCGTTTAAGAAACTGTGTGACAGGCGTTTTGGGATAGGAGCGGATGGACTCATGTTGTTGGAACAAGTTACAGGATATGATTTTAAAATGGTTTACTATAATTCTGACGGCAATGAAAGTACAATGTGCGGAAATGGAGGTAGATGTTTGACAGCTTTTGCCCATAAACTTGGATTAGGAAAAAATGGAAGATTTCATTTTCTGGCTATTGATGGAGAACATCAAGCAATTGTTTTGCCTCATAATATTGTTTCACTCAAAATGAATGATGTTACATGTATCAAAAATGAAAAATCGGATTTTACCTTAGATACAGGTTCTCCTCATTATACTCGTTTTGTTAATGATGTTCAATCAATTGATTTGCTTAATGAAGCACGCGCAGTGCGTTATTCATCACCTTATTCTGAAAAAGGCATTAATGTGAATTTTATTCAAATACAAAACCACAACGAACTTGCTGTGCGTACATACGAGCGCGGTGTTGAAGACGAAACATTAAGTTGCGGTACGGGTGTAACTGCTTGTGCGATTGCGTATGCAGAGAAAAGTGGTTTGCCAAATGGTGCAAACGAAGTTCATATTCATACACCGGGAGGACAATTAATGGTTTCATTTCATAAAGCTGAAAATAAGTATGAAGAAATCTGGTTAACAGGTCCTGCCACTGAAGTATTCAGTGGTGTAATTGAAATATAA
- a CDS encoding CPBP family intramembrane metalloprotease: MQSQFDPKHRIQYSSRLLVLVGIFILCNFMIFPLIGFSAIAYVYEIGVMEIPNVLASPSAYSYGVNVMLWLQIITSFGGFFVSSFVFLKSYSYPPFEYLKLNKMPVVKAILLCLFIIVANIGIVSLLGGLNYRIPIPEFGGLQEIAARMNERASAMMESMLVMNGLSDLLIRLFVMALLPAFVEEVFFRGLLQRFITEWFGSIWTGIIVSALVFALFHFRITQILPIFFVGLLFGYIYYRTGNLYYTILMHFVHNGSIVILTYLVRDKDAQAFMQEDYIPGWEWIVPSIFGLVIGVYFLLKLFPLQPNSKNVLNQNGGDNE; the protein is encoded by the coding sequence ATGCAATCTCAGTTTGACCCAAAACACAGAATTCAATATTCATCAAGGCTCTTGGTGTTAGTGGGGATTTTTATTTTGTGTAATTTTATGATTTTCCCACTTATTGGGTTCTCCGCAATTGCTTATGTTTATGAAATAGGGGTGATGGAGATTCCAAATGTCTTAGCCTCTCCGTCAGCATATTCCTATGGTGTGAATGTGATGTTATGGTTACAAATTATTACATCGTTTGGAGGATTTTTTGTGTCATCTTTTGTTTTCTTAAAATCATATAGTTACCCACCCTTTGAGTATTTGAAACTAAATAAAATGCCTGTCGTTAAAGCAATCTTACTCTGTTTGTTCATTATTGTTGCAAACATTGGTATAGTGAGTTTGTTAGGAGGGTTGAATTATCGCATTCCAATTCCTGAATTTGGCGGATTGCAAGAAATTGCTGCAAGGATGAATGAAAGAGCATCTGCAATGATGGAATCTATGCTGGTTATGAATGGATTGAGTGATTTGCTTATTCGTCTCTTTGTTATGGCATTATTGCCTGCATTTGTAGAGGAAGTTTTTTTTAGAGGCTTGCTTCAACGTTTTATAACAGAATGGTTTGGGTCTATTTGGACAGGTATCATAGTGAGTGCGCTCGTGTTTGCGTTATTCCATTTTAGGATAACCCAAATTCTTCCTATCTTCTTTGTTGGGTTGTTGTTTGGGTATATTTATTATCGAACAGGAAATTTGTATTATACAATATTGATGCATTTTGTACATAATGGCTCAATCGTTATTTTGACTTATTTAGTGAGAGATAAGGATGCGCAAGCATTTATGCAAGAGGACTATATTCCCGGATGGGAGTGGATTGTGCCATCAATTTTTGGACTTGTCATTGGAGTTTATTTTCTGTTGAAGCTTTTCCCTTTACAGCCTAATTCTAAAAATGTATTAAATCAAAATGGAGGTGATAATGAGTAA
- the nadD gene encoding nicotinate (nicotinamide) nucleotide adenylyltransferase: MKKIGLFFGSFNPIHVGHLAIAEYMLQTLSLDSILFIVSPQNPFKSLKDLWSEHKRFMLVQKAVEYNSKFIASDIEFKLPKPSYTFLTLEKLKQRYPQAKFYIIIGSDNLTRLMEWKQIDEILQQHSIEIYQRPGTENLTSLHPNIHIHSTPMLSVSSTEIRNLLAAGKSVKGLMPESILHLLQ; the protein is encoded by the coding sequence GTGAAAAAGATTGGATTATTCTTTGGTTCGTTTAATCCCATTCATGTTGGACATCTCGCTATTGCAGAATATATGCTTCAAACGTTAAGTTTAGATTCAATTCTATTTATTGTTTCTCCTCAAAATCCCTTTAAATCATTAAAAGATTTGTGGTCAGAGCACAAGCGTTTTATGCTTGTTCAAAAAGCAGTTGAATATAATTCTAAATTTATTGCATCTGATATAGAGTTTAAATTGCCAAAACCCTCTTATACTTTTTTAACATTAGAGAAATTAAAGCAACGTTATCCGCAAGCGAAATTTTATATTATTATAGGTTCGGATAATTTAACCAGATTAATGGAGTGGAAACAAATTGATGAAATTTTACAACAGCATTCTATTGAAATATACCAACGTCCCGGGACAGAGAATCTTACTAGTCTCCATCCCAACATTCATATACATTCTACTCCAATGCTTTCGGTTTCTTCAACAGAAATTCGCAATTTGTTGGCAGCAGGTAAATCGGTAAAAGGATTAATGCCGGAGTCGATTTTGCATTTATTGCAATAA
- a CDS encoding RidA family protein yields MTHKVITSPNAPAPIGPYSHARELNGLVFVSGQIPLNPATGKMVQDSIIAETEQVMQNLKAILTEAGLSFNEIIKTTIFITSMSTFQEVNKVYAGYFDGMFPARETVQVAALPAGARVEISCIAGR; encoded by the coding sequence ATGACACACAAAGTAATTACATCACCCAATGCACCAGCTCCAATTGGACCTTATAGTCATGCTAGAGAATTGAACGGGTTAGTTTTTGTTTCCGGCCAAATTCCTTTAAATCCAGCAACCGGCAAAATGGTACAAGACAGTATTATAGCAGAAACAGAGCAAGTTATGCAAAATCTAAAAGCCATTTTAACAGAAGCCGGACTCAGTTTTAATGAAATCATTAAGACAACAATTTTCATTACCAGCATGAGCACTTTTCAGGAAGTAAACAAAGTATATGCAGGCTATTTTGACGGAATGTTTCCTGCAAGAGAAACAGTACAAGTGGCAGCGTTACCCGCAGGGGCAAGAGTTGAAATAAGTTGCATTGCAGGCAGATAA
- a CDS encoding 3-hydroxyacyl-CoA dehydrogenase family protein: MNIAIIGTEKLCEELIIVISQGNNTRIFEIDKIPSNESFDILIDLDFDKDTHKHWQYLNKVNASVFLLGATFIQLSSIHFDTKRNQVFGICALPTLLPRTTLEYSSAAGINLPENVVHSLNFKEALRVDDRVGMVTPRVVCMIINEAYYTVQEGTASRSDVDLGMKLGTAYPLGPFEWAKKIGEYNVYALLKAVYEDTMDERYKICNLLKTEALKVS; this comes from the coding sequence ATGAATATTGCAATCATAGGAACAGAAAAACTTTGTGAAGAACTAATTATCGTTATTTCGCAAGGCAATAATACTAGAATATTTGAAATTGATAAAATCCCTTCAAATGAAAGTTTTGATATATTAATTGACCTTGATTTTGATAAAGACACGCACAAGCATTGGCAATATTTAAACAAAGTTAATGCAAGTGTTTTTTTGTTGGGAGCAACCTTTATCCAACTCTCATCCATTCATTTTGACACAAAACGTAATCAAGTATTTGGTATTTGTGCACTACCGACCCTGCTTCCAAGAACAACGTTGGAATATTCCTCTGCTGCAGGAATTAATTTGCCGGAGAATGTGGTTCACTCATTAAATTTTAAGGAGGCTTTAAGGGTAGATGATAGGGTGGGAATGGTTACACCCCGTGTAGTTTGTATGATTATTAATGAGGCATATTATACTGTTCAGGAAGGTACTGCTAGCAGAAGTGATGTTGATTTGGGGATGAAGTTGGGCACTGCTTATCCTTTGGGTCCTTTTGAATGGGCAAAGAAAATAGGGGAATACAATGTCTATGCTTTGCTCAAAGCAGTTTATGAGGATACTATGGATGAGAGATATAAAATATGTAATCTGCTGAAAACCGAAGCATTAAAAGTGTCTTAG